A region from the Eublepharis macularius isolate TG4126 chromosome 13, MPM_Emac_v1.0, whole genome shotgun sequence genome encodes:
- the LOC129341674 gene encoding phospholipase A2, minor isoenzyme-like isoform X1, with protein sequence MNVVLLFLLATVDTVTAATSAPFRNLWQFHNMIKCTIPSSDPLKDYSDYGCYCGLGGSGTPVDDLDRCCQIHDNCYGDALKHRDCKFLMDNPYTKTYTYSCSGSDITCSEENDSCAAFICNCDRSAAICFAGASYNKEFKKLDTSEYCK encoded by the exons ATGAACGTcgtccttctcttcctcctggcAACAG TTGATACAGTGACTGCAGCTACCAGTGCCCCCTTTCGGAATCTGTGGCAATTCCATAACATGATCAAATGCACCATTCCGAGCAGTGACCCACTGAAGGATTACAGTGACTATGGATGCTACTGTGGCCTTGGTGGAAGTGGGACTCCTGTGGATGACCTGGATAG GTGCTGCCAGATACATGACAACTGCTACGGAGATGCCCTAAAACACCGTGACTGTAAATTCCTCATGGACAACCCCTACACAAAGACTTATACCTACAGCTGCTCTGGCAGTGATATCACCTGCAGCG AAGAGAATGACTCATGTGCAGCGTTTATCTGCAACTGTGACCGAAGTGCAGCCATCTGCTTTGCAGGAGCTTCGTACAATAAGGAATTCAAGAAACTGGACACCAGCGAATACTGCAAATGA
- the LOC129341674 gene encoding phospholipase A2-like isoform X2, which produces MNVVLLFLLATVDTVTAATSAPFRNLWQFHNMIKCTIPSSDPLKDYSDYGCYCGLGGSGTPVDDLDRCCQIHDNCYGDALKHRDCKFLMDNPYTKTYTYSCSGSDITCSVDKGYTSNADQI; this is translated from the exons ATGAACGTcgtccttctcttcctcctggcAACAG TTGATACAGTGACTGCAGCTACCAGTGCCCCCTTTCGGAATCTGTGGCAATTCCATAACATGATCAAATGCACCATTCCGAGCAGTGACCCACTGAAGGATTACAGTGACTATGGATGCTACTGTGGCCTTGGTGGAAGTGGGACTCCTGTGGATGACCTGGATAG GTGCTGCCAGATACATGACAACTGCTACGGAGATGCCCTAAAACACCGTGACTGTAAATTCCTCATGGACAACCCCTACACAAAGACTTATACCTACAGCTGCTCTGGCAGTGATATCACCTGCAGCG tggacaagggttacacaAGCAACGCTGACCAGATATAA